The Caulifigura coniformis genome includes a region encoding these proteins:
- a CDS encoding thioredoxin domain-containing protein: MVGCFLLTAGLFFGAEAAASDTPHTAEFANYGEAWKAAKADKRPMLVVLNTGDEKKDVDVHGLRDNEKLSKVLDEYVVAQIDTTTEHGQKVLKSFGSPTLPRLVVIDNKQSKQVFATSAKVSESNLKNLLEKQLNSKEATTSLNLDMFGNPKPDCPNCRLKAMGLLK, translated from the coding sequence ATGGTTGGTTGTTTCTTGCTGACGGCGGGCCTGTTCTTCGGTGCTGAAGCTGCTGCTTCCGACACCCCGCACACCGCTGAGTTCGCAAACTATGGCGAAGCCTGGAAGGCCGCCAAGGCCGACAAGCGGCCCATGCTCGTCGTCCTCAACACCGGCGACGAAAAGAAAGACGTTGACGTTCACGGCCTCCGCGACAACGAAAAGCTCTCCAAGGTCCTCGACGAATACGTCGTCGCCCAGATCGACACCACGACCGAGCACGGCCAGAAGGTCCTCAAGAGCTTCGGCTCGCCGACCCTTCCCCGCCTGGTTGTCATCGACAACAAGCAGAGCAAGCAGGTCTTCGCGACCAGCGCGAAAGTCTCGGAATCCAACCTGAAGAACCTGCTCGAAAAGCAGCTCAACTCGAAGGAAGCCACCACCAGCCTGAACCTCGACATGTTCGGCAACCCGAAGCCGGATTGCCCGAACTGCCGCCTCAAGGCGATGGGCCTCCTGAAGTAA
- a CDS encoding arsenate reductase/protein-tyrosine-phosphatase family protein → MPTIIDLQALGDSPGTLEVVANALISGDPVALPFETSYVTAVLPDWRFQGAQSHLSRFSAARGALAFRDLASVDDLAGPFSGRPHRLLRRSWPGTLIAEFAGLAGDARLAGLPESIQSRLASDGAVRTIVPRHEFVRNLLRHLPGPLVVSIPTEDRDRWATSTELNRAVGQHVDMLVDDGPARYDQGPTVVRIQGTDVRVVEEGVLSEKAIERMSGEMILFVCTGNTCRSPMAESLCRRKLAGRLNCSDDDLLDHGYSVMSAGLSAQRGAPAAQEAIGILGEDGIDLRGHESQMVTRAILDQADRVVTMTRAHRDSIVSNMPEFAHKVRLLCPAGRDVADPIGGGEREYRECLDQISSHLDALLDEILGEERGAGRS, encoded by the coding sequence ATGCCGACGATCATCGACCTGCAGGCGCTCGGCGATTCTCCTGGCACGCTTGAAGTTGTGGCGAACGCCCTGATCTCGGGGGATCCTGTCGCTCTGCCGTTTGAAACGTCGTACGTGACGGCCGTCCTTCCGGACTGGCGGTTCCAAGGGGCGCAATCACATCTGTCCCGGTTTTCGGCGGCGCGGGGAGCCCTGGCGTTTCGTGACCTGGCCTCGGTGGACGACCTGGCGGGGCCGTTCTCCGGAAGGCCGCATCGCCTGCTGAGACGCTCATGGCCGGGGACGCTCATTGCCGAGTTCGCGGGACTGGCCGGTGATGCCCGACTGGCGGGGCTTCCGGAGTCGATCCAATCGCGTCTGGCGAGCGACGGCGCGGTGAGGACCATCGTTCCACGACACGAGTTCGTGCGGAACCTTCTGCGTCATCTTCCGGGGCCGCTGGTCGTCTCGATACCGACGGAGGACCGCGATCGGTGGGCCACTTCGACGGAATTGAACCGGGCCGTGGGACAGCACGTGGACATGCTCGTGGATGATGGACCGGCGCGTTACGATCAAGGTCCGACGGTGGTTCGCATCCAGGGGACTGACGTGCGTGTCGTCGAAGAGGGGGTCCTGTCAGAAAAGGCGATTGAACGCATGTCGGGGGAGATGATCCTGTTTGTCTGCACGGGGAACACCTGTCGCAGCCCCATGGCGGAATCGCTGTGCCGAAGGAAGCTTGCCGGTCGGCTGAACTGCTCGGACGACGACCTGCTTGATCACGGATATTCGGTGATGTCGGCGGGGCTTTCCGCCCAGCGCGGAGCACCGGCGGCCCAGGAAGCGATCGGCATTCTGGGGGAGGATGGGATCGACCTTCGCGGCCACGAGAGCCAGATGGTGACGCGGGCGATTCTGGACCAGGCCGACAGAGTCGTCACAATGACGCGTGCCCACCGGGATTCGATCGTGTCGAACATGCCGGAATTCGCCCACAAGGTGCGTCTGCTGTGTCCGGCAGGCCGCGACGTGGCGGACCCGATCGGTGGTGGAGAGCGGGAGTATCGCGAATGCCTCGACCAGATTTCTTCGCACCTCGATGCACTTCTCGACGAGATTCTTGGTGAGGAGAGGGGGGCAGGCCGGTCATGA
- a CDS encoding cysteine desulfurase-like protein: protein MAIPLDVASLRSRFPALARRFNDHPAAYFDGAAGSQVPQSVIDAISDVLANHNANRGSAIPTSREADERIEEAHRAFVDFLGAADPAEVYTGQNMTSLTFAMSRALSRTWKPGDEIIVTRLDHDANVTPWTLAARDAGAVVHTIDFHADDCTLDLAALASRLNSRTRLVAVGYASNAVGTINPIAEICRLARSAGALTFIDAVHFAPHGRINVSELGCDFLVCSPYKFFGPHLGVMYGRLEHLERLEAYRLRPAPARPPGKWMTGTQSHESIWGGAAAVDYLASLGGDAGFRGQRLDVAYERIRAHERTIGERLLSGLRDLKTFRLWGIADSSRWDERVPTFSLTHAKFTPQQLCDQLLERGLFTWAGNHYALSFCECCDLEPGGTLRLSLLHYNTQAEVDRLLEALRSFDR from the coding sequence ATGGCCATTCCACTCGACGTTGCTTCGCTGCGTTCCCGTTTTCCGGCGCTGGCCCGGCGGTTCAACGATCATCCGGCGGCCTATTTCGACGGCGCGGCTGGAAGCCAGGTTCCGCAGTCGGTCATCGACGCGATCTCTGACGTCCTGGCGAATCACAATGCCAATCGTGGTAGCGCGATTCCGACGAGCCGCGAGGCGGACGAACGGATCGAGGAAGCGCATCGGGCGTTCGTCGACTTTCTCGGCGCTGCCGATCCGGCGGAGGTGTACACCGGTCAGAACATGACGTCGCTGACGTTCGCCATGAGCCGGGCGCTCTCTCGGACCTGGAAGCCGGGAGACGAGATCATCGTCACGCGTCTGGACCACGACGCCAACGTCACTCCGTGGACGCTCGCCGCCCGGGACGCCGGCGCAGTGGTTCACACCATCGATTTCCATGCCGACGACTGCACGCTCGATCTGGCGGCACTCGCGAGTCGCCTGAATTCCAGGACGCGGCTCGTCGCCGTGGGTTATGCCTCCAATGCCGTGGGGACGATCAACCCGATCGCCGAGATCTGCCGGCTTGCGCGGAGCGCGGGGGCGCTGACCTTCATCGACGCGGTCCACTTTGCCCCGCATGGACGGATCAATGTTTCCGAACTCGGTTGCGACTTCCTGGTCTGCTCGCCGTACAAGTTCTTCGGTCCGCACCTGGGAGTGATGTACGGCCGACTCGAGCATCTGGAGCGGCTGGAGGCGTACAGGCTGCGTCCCGCGCCAGCGCGGCCACCCGGCAAATGGATGACCGGGACGCAGAGCCACGAGTCAATCTGGGGGGGCGCTGCGGCTGTGGACTACCTCGCTTCACTGGGAGGCGACGCCGGATTCCGCGGCCAGCGGCTGGATGTCGCCTATGAGCGGATCCGGGCTCATGAACGGACAATTGGCGAGCGTCTGCTGTCGGGGCTGCGCGACCTGAAGACCTTCAGGCTGTGGGGGATCGCCGATTCCTCGCGGTGGGACGAACGGGTGCCGACATTCTCATTGACGCACGCGAAATTCACTCCGCAACAACTGTGCGACCAACTGCTGGAACGTGGGCTGTTCACCTGGGCCGGCAATCACTACGCCCTCTCGTTCTGCGAATGTTGCGATCTCGAGCCCGGGGGGACGCTGCGGCTAAGCCTTTTGCACTACAACACGCAGGCAGAAGTTGACCGCCTGCTGGAGGCGCTGCGGTCGTTTGACCGTTAA
- the rpiB gene encoding ribose 5-phosphate isomerase B, translating to MKIAVGSDHRGVRIKGQILSQLAELGHEGLDVGPSEGESVDYPDFASKVARAVSLKDVDRGILICGTGMGMVITANKFPGVRAVTCHDDVTAEMSRRHNDANIMCLSADMLGDRLLGRIVDLWMRTEFEGGRHQRRIEKILQLEKVLGLTADAPERAGCQSDTDAAT from the coding sequence ATGAAAATCGCCGTTGGTAGCGATCATCGCGGAGTGCGGATCAAGGGGCAGATTCTGTCGCAGCTGGCGGAGTTGGGCCACGAAGGGCTCGACGTCGGTCCGAGTGAAGGCGAGAGCGTGGACTATCCCGATTTTGCGTCGAAAGTCGCACGGGCCGTCTCGTTGAAAGACGTCGATCGGGGCATCCTGATCTGCGGGACGGGGATGGGGATGGTGATCACGGCCAACAAGTTTCCCGGGGTGCGGGCCGTCACGTGTCACGACGATGTGACCGCGGAGATGAGCCGTCGGCACAACGACGCGAACATCATGTGCCTTTCGGCCGACATGCTGGGGGACCGTCTTCTGGGGCGGATCGTGGACCTGTGGATGCGGACCGAGTTCGAAGGGGGGCGGCATCAGCGGCGGATCGAGAAGATCCTGCAGCTCGAGAAAGTGCTGGGGCTGACGGCTGACGCTCCGGAACGGGCGGGCTGCCAATCAGACACTGATGCGGCGACGTAG
- the rsmA gene encoding 16S rRNA (adenine(1518)-N(6)/adenine(1519)-N(6))-dimethyltransferase RsmA has protein sequence MSEPPRQTRSYLMSLFERHSANPRHDLGQNFLIDLNLHDYIVAQAGITPDDVVLEVGTGTGALTSAIAKDADRVITVEYDRRVHEIAKELLQSRPQVTLLNCDVLKNKNRFNPDVIEAVTAALDARPAGSLKSLKLVANLPYNVATPVMSNLIATELPWRRMVVTIQYELAERMAAAPGSSQYSALTVWLQAQTKVTLLKKLGPNVFWPRPQVDSAIVRIDPDLEARNAIADREFLHTFLRDVFTQRRKRLRGVVASMFKATHDKPAVDAAFELAGVSAESRAEDLPPADLVRLSNALAARSGPRGDR, from the coding sequence GTGTCCGAGCCGCCGCGTCAAACCCGCTCCTACCTGATGTCGCTGTTCGAGCGGCACAGCGCCAATCCCCGACACGATCTGGGGCAGAATTTCCTGATCGACCTGAACCTGCACGACTACATCGTGGCGCAGGCAGGGATCACTCCGGACGACGTGGTACTGGAGGTCGGGACGGGCACGGGGGCGCTGACGAGCGCAATCGCCAAGGATGCCGACCGAGTGATCACGGTGGAGTACGACCGCCGGGTTCATGAAATCGCCAAAGAGCTGCTCCAATCGCGTCCGCAGGTGACCCTGCTCAACTGCGACGTCCTGAAGAACAAGAACCGCTTCAATCCCGACGTCATCGAGGCGGTGACGGCCGCCCTCGACGCCCGACCCGCCGGGAGCCTGAAGTCGTTGAAGCTTGTCGCGAACCTGCCGTACAACGTCGCGACGCCGGTCATGTCGAATCTCATCGCCACCGAGCTGCCGTGGAGGCGGATGGTCGTCACGATCCAGTATGAACTGGCGGAACGGATGGCCGCCGCTCCGGGCTCGTCCCAATACAGTGCCCTGACCGTCTGGCTGCAGGCCCAGACGAAAGTGACGCTGCTCAAGAAGCTGGGGCCGAATGTTTTCTGGCCGAGGCCGCAGGTCGATTCAGCGATCGTACGGATCGATCCGGACCTCGAGGCGCGGAACGCAATCGCGGACCGGGAATTCCTGCATACGTTTCTGCGTGACGTCTTTACGCAGCGTCGCAAGCGTCTGCGGGGCGTTGTCGCGTCGATGTTCAAGGCGACGCACGACAAGCCGGCTGTCGATGCGGCATTCGAACTCGCAGGCGTTTCGGCCGAGAGCCGGGCCGAGGATCTGCCGCCTGCGGATCTCGTGCGACTCTCGAACGCGCTGGCGGCGAGATCCGGACCTCGTGGCGATCGCTGA
- a CDS encoding enoyl-ACP reductase FabI, producing MGVANRKSVAWQTAQVLTEAGAEVVYAVRSEARRDQLARFTGDAPIYICDVEKQAEIDALRDSLSADGRTLQGIVHSIAFADYSAGWKPFHETPRSAFLQAVDISCFSLIAVSNALRDLVDKEHGSVVTISISTTRMAAENYGYMAPVKAALDSTVCFLAKSFSGFSKIRFNAVCPGLLKTSASAGIPGYVDSYLFAEQATLRKEAVQTQEVANTAAFLLSPRSSGINAQGLVIDAGMSTNYFDKAIVTRPFDGSKN from the coding sequence ATGGGCGTGGCCAATCGCAAAAGCGTGGCCTGGCAGACGGCCCAGGTTCTGACGGAGGCCGGCGCGGAAGTCGTCTATGCCGTGCGTTCCGAAGCCCGCCGTGATCAGCTGGCCAGATTCACGGGGGACGCGCCGATCTACATCTGCGACGTCGAAAAACAGGCCGAGATCGACGCCCTCCGCGACTCACTTTCGGCCGATGGAAGAACGCTGCAGGGCATCGTGCATTCGATTGCCTTCGCGGACTACTCGGCCGGCTGGAAGCCATTCCATGAAACGCCGCGGTCGGCATTCCTGCAGGCGGTGGACATTTCCTGCTTCTCGCTGATCGCCGTTTCCAACGCGCTGCGCGACCTCGTGGACAAGGAGCACGGGAGCGTTGTCACGATCTCCATCTCCACAACGCGGATGGCGGCGGAGAACTACGGCTACATGGCGCCGGTGAAGGCCGCGCTCGATTCGACGGTCTGTTTTCTGGCAAAGTCGTTCAGCGGGTTCTCGAAGATCCGCTTCAATGCCGTCTGCCCGGGGCTGCTGAAGACCTCGGCATCGGCCGGCATTCCGGGCTATGTCGACTCCTACCTGTTCGCCGAGCAGGCGACGCTGCGCAAGGAAGCGGTGCAGACACAGGAAGTCGCGAATACGGCGGCGTTTCTCCTGAGCCCCAGGTCATCGGGCATCAATGCCCAGGGGCTGGTGATCGATGCCGGGATGTCGACGAACTACTTCGACAAGGCGATCGTGACGCGGCCGTTTGATGGATCAAAGAACTGA
- a CDS encoding alkaline phosphatase family protein — protein sequence MPRTVVLLSIPGLRSRDLGSMPRLLELTRKGLSVPLFPSSPAVSSSVQASLTTGVGPERHGVVGSGFYWREKGEVEVGTAWNQAVQAPQIWETLRQRDASLTSALWFATLAKGAKADVICTADPVLNPDGSDAHYCYSKPPELYGTLRDCLGQFPRGRVQEPQPGINSIAWIVDSFVQTAYVVRPRFSFVSLPYLDFATQKFGPNSSETLNAVAELDMAIGALVDGFTAAGIRNSAWLVASEYCVTPVSSVGYPNRVLREAGWLMPVSQDGHESLDFRATPAFAMVDHQLAHIYIRDAADIRRVADLFRNDPAIAHVMVGEQRTKIGLNHERSGEVVLVAKPDSWFAGDWQFDDTNAPRTSNARPRPGYDPLELFGDRQHARTTLDATLVKGSHGALDSEESREGVLVSSEPADWFAGKDAGISDIDVARLVTSLYGP from the coding sequence ATGCCCCGGACCGTCGTACTCCTTTCCATTCCCGGACTGAGGTCGCGCGATCTCGGCTCGATGCCTCGCCTGCTCGAACTCACGCGAAAGGGGCTGTCGGTCCCCCTCTTCCCCTCATCCCCCGCGGTTAGTTCCTCGGTTCAGGCCAGCCTCACGACCGGCGTCGGCCCGGAGCGACACGGAGTCGTCGGCAGCGGCTTCTATTGGCGGGAAAAAGGGGAAGTCGAAGTCGGGACCGCCTGGAACCAGGCGGTCCAGGCGCCGCAGATCTGGGAGACGCTCCGGCAGCGCGACGCCTCACTCACCTCCGCGCTCTGGTTCGCGACTCTCGCCAAGGGAGCGAAAGCCGATGTCATCTGTACGGCCGATCCCGTGCTCAACCCCGACGGCAGCGACGCGCACTACTGCTACTCCAAACCGCCCGAACTCTACGGCACGCTCCGGGACTGCCTCGGCCAGTTCCCGCGCGGTCGTGTCCAGGAACCGCAGCCCGGCATCAACTCGATCGCCTGGATCGTCGACTCCTTTGTCCAGACCGCCTACGTCGTCAGGCCGCGGTTCAGCTTCGTCTCTCTGCCCTACCTCGACTTCGCGACTCAGAAATTTGGCCCGAACAGTTCCGAAACGTTGAACGCCGTCGCGGAACTCGACATGGCGATCGGAGCGCTGGTCGATGGCTTCACCGCCGCGGGAATCAGGAATAGCGCCTGGCTCGTGGCCAGCGAGTACTGCGTCACTCCCGTCTCGTCGGTCGGGTATCCCAACCGCGTGCTCCGCGAGGCCGGATGGCTGATGCCCGTGTCGCAGGACGGGCATGAGTCTCTCGATTTCCGGGCCACGCCGGCGTTTGCGATGGTCGACCATCAGCTGGCGCACATCTACATCCGCGACGCCGCCGACATCCGCCGCGTGGCCGACCTCTTCCGGAATGATCCAGCCATCGCCCACGTGATGGTCGGTGAACAGCGAACGAAGATCGGGCTGAACCACGAGCGGTCAGGCGAAGTGGTGCTCGTCGCAAAGCCCGATTCATGGTTCGCCGGCGATTGGCAGTTCGACGACACGAACGCTCCCCGCACCAGCAACGCCCGCCCCAGGCCGGGATACGACCCGCTTGAACTGTTCGGCGACCGACAGCACGCAAGAACGACACTCGACGCCACGCTCGTCAAAGGCTCCCACGGCGCCCTCGACAGCGAAGAATCGCGCGAGGGGGTGTTGGTGTCCTCCGAGCCGGCCGACTGGTTCGCAGGAAAAGACGCTGGTATCAGCGACATCGACGTCGCCCGCCTCGTCACCAGCTTATACGGGCCCTGA